GCAGATACTCACTTAGCTGTTCCCTTAGGCCCAGCATTCCTCTTGGCCATTCATAACCCATGTTTCCGATATCCTTTGCGACTTCCTCGAGCACAATCCTCATGCTGTCCTTTGAGAACATTTCTGGTGAAGCTTCACCAGAACTCAGCCTGAGCATGCTCTCATCGGGTTCGGACTGGTTGATTCGCTTGATGGTCGAATCATTGGCGATGTGTATGCCATCCTCAATATAATGCTGCCATCTCGGCTGACTCGCAGCACCCAAAAAAGAAGGGATATCGATGACTTTCGTGCCTCCTCTGCCGTTGCCGCTGATGATGCCGTCTGCTTTAAGTTCATCCAGCGCAGATACGATCGTGCTCCTATTGACTTTAAAATATTCCGCCAAAGTCCTTTGTGTCGGCAGCACTGTTCCTACCGGCCAGTCGTTGCTTCTGATCTTGCTGGTCAGATAAGTGATGATCTGCGTCCTTATGGGCACATTTGAGTTTTTATCCGGTTTCCAATCGATTTGAATCATCACATATCTCCTATCCCTCACTCAGGGCTTATAAATACTTTACTTATCTCAGCGTTCGCACACAAGTGCAACATCGGCTGATAGTACATGTTGAAGACCAGGACATCGCCTGTCTTATAGTGCTGCTGGTCATCAGTCAGATCGACTATCAGATGGTCGCTGCTGCTCCCCACCAAGTCGATCTCCTTATTGAGGGGGATCAGCTTTTCATGATCGCCAAAATCCTGTTTTCCGATAGCGACAATCGCACGAATTCTGAAGCCCTTATCGACATATTCAGGCTTGTTTCCGAACGCATCGATAAATAGTTCGCCGACAGGATAAGACGGTTTGGTCTGAATTTCGATGATTTGTCCATAAAGCTGAAAAGCGTCTGAATGAACCTCGGGCATCGAAATACCAAAGTAATCCTTTAAGTCGCGACCAAGCAGGATATTCTCACCGATTCTCAGGTGGTTGATTTTTGGAGGCATTTCTTGGTTTAAAACCAAGGGGTAAGATGATGTCGCCCCGCCCGAAACAATGTCTAGCGGTCTTCCTATGGCCATTTCAATGGCATCGGCTCTATCAGAAAGCTCCATCATCTTTTCCTTTGTAGGTTTAATGGATCCGTAACATCCCAAATTGGTACCAACACCGTGTAGATCTATCCGCTCCAGCTCGAACTCTACAAACATCGCCAGCTCGACCAGGTCATCAAGATACCAGATTCCTTCTCTCAAGTCTCCCAGATCAGCCATCAGAACCACTTTATGCCTGGTGTTTTTTCGTTTGCATGATTGATTGAGCAGCGCCAGGGTTTCTTTGTCCGAATTCAGACTGCAGTCCGCATAGGTGATCACCTCGTCGATTTCAGACTGCATCGGCAGCCTTAACAGCAATGTCTCAATGCGCCCATCGTACTTTTTTATCTCTTTTAATTGATCTATTCGAGAACTTCCCAAGCTTTCGCAACCGCCATCAAGCATCGCCTGACAGACCTCGAGCATTCCACCGCAGCCCTTGACTACTCCGGACACCGTGATACCGCTGTCCGCGCACGTTGACGCGATACTTTGTGCATTATCCTTCAGTTTACCTAAATCTATTCTTAATTGTGGATAGCTCTCTGTATTCATCGCTTACCTCCCTCTCTTTATGATTTAACTATAGTGGAGTGAGGCGCGATTTGAACCATCCATATGGTTGATTCATCAACCAACCGTAACTTGATTTTATTCTATCACCAAACCAGTATATTTTAAAGACTTTCCATACGGACCCGTTGACACATAATGCCAATTGCACTATAATTCACAAAGATTGACCTTTCGTTTTAAGGGTAAACTACTAGTAGACAAATTTTAAGAAGCATATGGAGGTACTATGAAAAAAAATCTATTCATCCTCATGACCACAATCGTACTTATTCTTTCTCTTGTGGGTTGCCAAACCACACAAAAGGTAATCGAAAAAGAACCAGAACCAGTGCAAAAACAAGAACTGCACATAGGCACCCTGAAAGGTCCCACTGGAATGGGCATGGCTTATCTGATGGATCAAAACGAAACAGGAGCTAGCGCTATCCAATATACCTTTGATATCGTCGGCGCCCCAGACCAGCTGATCGGCAAAATAGTTCAAGGTGAAGTGCAGATCGCCGCTGTTCCTACCAACCTTGCTGCCATACTGAACACAAAGACCGAAGGCAAGATCCAGCTGCTTGCAGTGAATACGTTAGGTGTATTGTATGTGGTTGAAAATGGCGATACCATTCAAACGATCG
The genomic region above belongs to Fusibacter sp. A1 and contains:
- a CDS encoding alanine/ornithine racemase family PLP-dependent enzyme; its protein translation is MNTESYPQLRIDLGKLKDNAQSIASTCADSGITVSGVVKGCGGMLEVCQAMLDGGCESLGSSRIDQLKEIKKYDGRIETLLLRLPMQSEIDEVITYADCSLNSDKETLALLNQSCKRKNTRHKVVLMADLGDLREGIWYLDDLVELAMFVEFELERIDLHGVGTNLGCYGSIKPTKEKMMELSDRADAIEMAIGRPLDIVSGGATSSYPLVLNQEMPPKINHLRIGENILLGRDLKDYFGISMPEVHSDAFQLYGQIIEIQTKPSYPVGELFIDAFGNKPEYVDKGFRIRAIVAIGKQDFGDHEKLIPLNKEIDLVGSSSDHLIVDLTDDQQHYKTGDVLVFNMYYQPMLHLCANAEISKVFISPE